In a genomic window of Pseudomonas oryzihabitans:
- a CDS encoding CoA transferase translates to MATSPASFPAFPALLDEALAALALPAAAARQLRVSNADSLASCFPVSDLATASMGAAGLALTDLLGATGPAAEVRVDRHLAAAWFSRSLKPQGWTLPDAWDPVAGDYRTRDGWIRLHTNAAHHRAAALGVLGCPETRAAVAEAVATWSATELETAVVAAGGCAAELRSLAAWQAHAQGRAVAAEPLLALDWQECPPPTAWKPAPQRPLAGIRVLDLTRILAGPIATRLLAGLGAEVLRIDPPGWDEPAQAPEVTLGKRCARLDLGRPSDRLTFERLLGAADVLVHGYRPEALEGLGYGEAQRRALNPGLVDVTLSAYGWSGPWAGRRGFDSLVQMSSGIAAAGRDWRQVEQPVPLPVQALDHATGYLMAAAVIRGLAARLREGVTLSARLSLARTACLLTAHPAIATEPLFAGVQEADYGPEPEPTAWGPALRLRPALEIGDLRLHWERPATRLGSAMAAWGGYEQS, encoded by the coding sequence ATGGCGACATCTCCGGCGTCCTTCCCAGCTTTCCCGGCGCTGCTCGACGAGGCGCTGGCCGCCCTGGCGCTGCCGGCTGCGGCGGCACGGCAACTGCGGGTATCCAATGCCGACAGCCTGGCGTCGTGTTTCCCCGTCAGCGATCTGGCCACGGCCTCGATGGGCGCGGCCGGCCTGGCGCTGACGGACCTGCTGGGCGCGACCGGACCGGCCGCCGAGGTGCGGGTTGATCGGCATCTGGCCGCGGCCTGGTTCAGCCGTTCGCTCAAGCCCCAGGGCTGGACGTTGCCGGACGCCTGGGACCCGGTCGCTGGCGACTATCGCACCCGCGACGGCTGGATTCGCCTGCACACCAATGCCGCCCACCATCGAGCGGCGGCGCTCGGCGTCCTGGGCTGCCCGGAGACCCGCGCCGCCGTGGCCGAGGCGGTCGCCACCTGGTCGGCTACGGAGTTGGAGACGGCGGTGGTCGCGGCTGGCGGTTGCGCGGCGGAATTGCGCAGCCTGGCGGCCTGGCAGGCCCACGCGCAGGGTCGCGCGGTAGCGGCCGAGCCGCTGCTGGCCCTCGATTGGCAGGAGTGTCCGCCACCCACGGCCTGGAAACCCGCGCCCCAGCGGCCCCTGGCCGGCATCCGCGTGCTCGACCTGACCCGCATCCTCGCCGGACCCATCGCCACTCGGTTGCTGGCCGGGCTGGGCGCGGAGGTGCTGCGTATCGATCCGCCCGGCTGGGACGAGCCGGCCCAGGCCCCGGAGGTGACCCTGGGCAAGAGGTGCGCCCGTCTCGACCTGGGCCGGCCCTCCGATCGCCTGACGTTCGAGCGCCTGCTCGGCGCAGCCGATGTGCTGGTGCACGGCTATCGCCCGGAGGCTCTGGAGGGCCTTGGTTATGGCGAAGCCCAGCGCCGCGCCCTGAATCCGGGGCTGGTCGACGTCACCCTGAGCGCCTATGGCTGGAGCGGCCCCTGGGCCGGCCGCCGCGGCTTCGACAGCCTGGTGCAGATGTCCTCTGGCATCGCCGCGGCCGGCCGCGATTGGCGCCAGGTCGAGCAGCCGGTGCCGCTACCGGTCCAGGCTCTCGACCACGCCACCGGCTACCTGATGGCGGCCGCGGTCATCCGTGGCCTGGCCGCTCGCCTACGTGAAGGCGTCACGCTAAGCGCGCGTCTGTCCCTGGCCCGCACCGCCTGCCTGCTGACCGCACATCCCGCCATCGCCACCGAGCCGCTGTTCGCCGGGGTGCAGGAGGCCGACTACGGTCCCGAGCCGGAGCCTACCGCCTGGGGTCCGGCGCTGCGCCTGCGCCCGGCACTGGAAATCGGCGACCTGCGCCTGCACTGGGAACGGCCGGCTACCCGGCTGGGGTCGGCAATGGCGGCTTGGGGCGGGTACGAACAGTCGTGA
- a CDS encoding MFS transporter has protein sequence MSTLFQANAPLSGRRVLALSAACGFAVANLYYSQPLLPQMALAFHADASFQGAIAMLIQVGYAVGLVLLGPLGDRLDRRRLITALLLVNMLGLALCAMATTAAQLLVACALVGMTAISAQIIIPAVSGLVDPNQRGHTVGRLMSGLFAGTLLARTASGYLGAHVGWRAMFEVAALIDAVLIGLIWLCLPRTPPASGLSYPKLLASLGELLVRQPVLREACLAGFLLFAAFNVLWGSLALLLAKPPYDYGSEAAGLFGLVGAAGMLASPTLGRLTDRLGGRWILTLAAALIILAFALIAGAALNLGLLILGIIVLDLGSRANLVANQTRLYALLPQARGRLNTVFMTCYFLGGAVGSALGTAVAGRFGWSGISIAGVFCATLALSATLLYRRAVRPVDRPAASTSKV, from the coding sequence ATGTCCACACTCTTTCAGGCCAACGCACCCTTGTCCGGGCGTCGCGTACTGGCGCTATCGGCAGCGTGCGGCTTCGCCGTTGCCAACCTCTACTACAGCCAACCGCTCTTGCCACAGATGGCACTGGCCTTTCACGCAGATGCCAGCTTCCAAGGTGCCATCGCCATGCTGATCCAGGTTGGCTATGCGGTGGGGCTGGTCCTGCTGGGACCGCTGGGCGACCGGCTCGACCGACGCCGACTGATTACTGCCTTGCTGCTGGTGAATATGCTCGGCTTGGCCCTGTGCGCAATGGCAACGACAGCGGCACAGCTACTGGTCGCCTGCGCTCTCGTCGGCATGACGGCTATCAGTGCGCAGATCATCATCCCCGCCGTATCGGGGCTGGTCGACCCCAACCAACGGGGGCACACCGTGGGCCGGCTCATGAGCGGTCTATTCGCCGGAACCTTGCTGGCTCGCACGGCGAGCGGCTACCTAGGCGCTCATGTGGGTTGGCGTGCCATGTTCGAAGTGGCCGCCCTGATCGATGCGGTGCTGATCGGCCTCATTTGGCTGTGCCTACCAAGGACTCCGCCTGCCAGCGGCCTGTCCTATCCCAAGCTGCTGGCCTCCTTGGGCGAGCTACTGGTACGACAGCCGGTATTACGCGAAGCCTGTCTGGCCGGCTTTCTGCTCTTCGCTGCCTTCAATGTCCTCTGGGGCTCTCTGGCGCTGCTGCTGGCCAAGCCACCCTATGATTATGGCAGCGAGGCGGCAGGGCTGTTCGGACTGGTCGGTGCAGCCGGCATGCTGGCCTCGCCCACTCTCGGACGCCTTACCGACCGCTTGGGCGGACGCTGGATCCTGACCCTGGCGGCAGCCCTGATCATCCTGGCCTTCGCCCTGATTGCCGGTGCAGCACTGAACCTCGGTTTGCTGATCCTCGGCATAATAGTTCTGGATCTAGGCAGCCGCGCCAATCTGGTGGCGAATCAAACCCGCCTGTATGCCTTGCTACCGCAAGCCCGTGGCCGGCTGAATACCGTCTTCATGACCTGCTACTTCCTCGGTGGGGCCGTGGGTTCGGCGCTAGGCACGGCGGTAGCCGGAAGATTCGGCTGGAGCGGCATCAGTATCGCCGGCGTCTTTTGTGCAACCCTGGCACTCAGCGCGACCTTGCTGTACCGCCGTGCGGTCCGGCCAGTGGATAGGCCCGCTGCATCCACCAGCAAAGTCTGA
- a CDS encoding LysR family transcriptional regulator produces the protein MLKLPSLEHLPVFVAVARAGSFSAVAAKQGVAPSSVVRQVDALEAALGVRLFVRSTRGLALTDAGELLLTRAPALLDEWVDVRAEVAALGDEPGGLLRVACLPTFGRHHLLPLLPDLLDRYPALRIELDFTERLADPVRERLDAVIRIGPLKDSRLYAQSLGTQRWSICASQAYLERHGHPASLAEVAGHRLLDKRHDPEGLGWRGLSANGLLPAEASDRVFACDDFEALLLAAIAGLGLAYLPTWVTLRAVAAGQLVPVFHDPGKRSDDIHLLRALPRPPAKLVVFTQALLSALAPEFSPSQR, from the coding sequence ATGCTGAAACTTCCTTCTCTTGAGCACCTGCCGGTCTTCGTTGCCGTTGCGCGTGCCGGCAGTTTTTCCGCCGTGGCGGCCAAGCAAGGCGTGGCGCCTTCTTCGGTCGTGCGGCAGGTCGACGCCCTCGAAGCGGCCTTGGGGGTAAGGCTGTTCGTGCGCTCCACCCGTGGCCTGGCCCTGACCGACGCCGGGGAGCTGCTGTTGACCCGGGCTCCCGCTTTGCTCGATGAGTGGGTGGATGTGCGGGCGGAGGTCGCAGCCCTGGGCGACGAGCCAGGTGGCTTACTGCGGGTCGCCTGCCTGCCCACCTTCGGGCGTCATCACCTTTTGCCGTTGTTGCCGGACTTGCTCGACCGCTATCCAGCGCTGCGCATCGAGCTTGACTTCACCGAGCGGCTGGCCGATCCGGTGCGCGAACGTCTCGACGCGGTGATTCGTATCGGTCCGCTAAAGGATAGTCGCCTCTATGCCCAAAGCCTGGGCACGCAGCGCTGGTCGATCTGCGCCAGCCAAGCCTATCTGGAGCGGCACGGGCATCCGGCAAGTCTCGCCGAGGTGGCGGGTCATCGGCTGTTGGATAAGCGCCACGATCCCGAGGGGCTCGGCTGGCGCGGGCTGAGTGCCAACGGTCTGCTTCCGGCAGAGGCGAGCGACAGGGTCTTTGCCTGCGACGATTTCGAGGCGCTGCTGCTGGCCGCCATCGCCGGCCTGGGGCTGGCCTATTTACCTACCTGGGTGACCTTACGCGCGGTCGCTGCCGGGCAACTCGTTCCGGTATTCCATGACCCCGGCAAGCGCTCGGACGACATTCACCTGTTACGCGCCTTGCCGCGACCTCCCGCGAAGCTTGTGGTGTTTACCCAGGCCTTGTTGAGCGCCTTGGCTCCAGAGTTTTCACCTTCGCAGCGATAG
- a CDS encoding response regulator codes for MSQTILLVEDEPKLAALLGDYLKAAGFACDWRADGQEALATIRATPPDLMLLDLMLPGLDGLEVCRAVRTFSALPIIMVTARVDEIDRLLGLELGADDYICKPFSPREVVARVKAVLRRSAAGSLPAPSGLQLDAEAYQASYNGQPLELTPVEFRLLATLAKHPGKVLSRDQLLNHLHADYRIVTDRTVDSHVRNVRRKLHRLDPDCELIRSIYGVGYCLEP; via the coding sequence ATGAGCCAGACCATCCTGCTGGTGGAAGACGAACCCAAGCTCGCCGCCCTGCTCGGCGACTACCTCAAAGCCGCCGGCTTCGCCTGCGACTGGCGCGCCGACGGCCAGGAAGCCCTGGCGACGATCCGCGCCACGCCGCCCGACCTGATGCTGCTCGACCTCATGCTGCCCGGCCTGGATGGGCTGGAGGTGTGCCGCGCGGTACGCACCTTCAGCGCTCTGCCGATCATCATGGTCACCGCCCGCGTCGACGAGATCGACCGCCTGCTCGGCCTGGAACTGGGCGCCGACGACTACATCTGCAAGCCCTTCAGCCCGCGCGAGGTGGTGGCCCGGGTCAAGGCCGTGTTGCGCCGCAGCGCTGCGGGTAGCCTTCCCGCGCCCAGCGGCCTGCAACTGGACGCCGAGGCCTACCAGGCCAGCTACAACGGCCAGCCGCTGGAGCTGACCCCGGTGGAATTCCGCCTGCTGGCGACCCTGGCCAAGCACCCCGGCAAGGTGCTCTCCCGCGACCAGTTGCTCAACCACCTGCACGCCGACTACCGCATCGTCACCGACCGCACCGTCGACAGCCACGTGCGCAACGTCCGCCGCAAACTGCACCGCCTCGACCCGGACTGCGAGCTGATCCGTTCGATCTATGGCGTGGGGTATTGTTTGGAGCCTTGA
- a CDS encoding ATP-binding protein has product MGLLRLSLSAKVFLAALALCAFAVLGMAGASYLSFSRDFLGYLNGQAEQRLDTLVPRFEHAYAEHGNWNFLLNQHPPEAWIQLLRPELPPNQTYMPAPPVSDLTGAFMRFSLLDAEHRYLIGFRQLPPQPLLRAIHWQGRVVGWLALTPFEAVISDGDRRFQQSQIRSSLVIAFVCLLLAAALAWWIARTLLRPIRTVAAATHRLAAGDYGIQLPIHSADEAGQLAQDFNRMASVLADNERQRRVFMADISHELRTPLAVLKGELEAMEDGIRPLDIGGLKSLQTEVGSLNKLVDDLFELSLAEVGGPTYRHEAVDLATLLALTADAWRARYRQAGLDLQLELPDVPLMIRGDEARLGQLFYNLLENSLRYTEAPGQVHLAARQVGPLLQVDLQDSAPGVPAADRERLFERFYRVEGSRSRRSGGAGLGLAICRGIAEVHGGHLQAHASPLGGLWLELQLPALDARSPV; this is encoded by the coding sequence ATGGGCCTGCTTCGCCTGTCCCTGTCCGCCAAGGTCTTTCTGGCTGCCCTGGCGCTCTGCGCCTTCGCCGTGCTGGGCATGGCCGGGGCCTCTTACTTGAGTTTCTCGCGGGATTTCCTCGGCTATCTCAACGGCCAGGCCGAACAGCGGCTGGACACCCTGGTGCCGCGCTTCGAGCACGCCTATGCCGAGCATGGCAACTGGAACTTCCTGCTCAATCAGCATCCACCCGAGGCCTGGATTCAACTGCTGCGTCCGGAATTGCCGCCGAACCAGACCTATATGCCTGCCCCACCGGTCTCGGATCTGACCGGCGCCTTTATGCGCTTCTCACTGCTGGACGCGGAGCATCGCTACCTGATCGGCTTTCGCCAGTTGCCGCCCCAGCCCCTGCTGCGCGCCATCCATTGGCAGGGCCGGGTGGTCGGCTGGCTGGCGCTGACCCCCTTCGAGGCGGTGATCAGCGACGGCGACCGCCGCTTCCAGCAAAGCCAGATCCGCTCCAGCCTGGTGATCGCCTTCGTCTGCCTGTTGCTGGCCGCCGCCCTGGCCTGGTGGATCGCCCGCACCCTACTGCGGCCGATCCGCACCGTGGCGGCCGCCACCCACCGCCTGGCGGCCGGCGACTACGGTATCCAGTTGCCCATCCATTCCGCCGACGAGGCCGGCCAGCTGGCCCAGGACTTCAACCGCATGGCCAGCGTGCTGGCGGACAATGAACGCCAGCGCCGGGTGTTCATGGCGGATATCTCCCACGAATTGCGCACGCCCCTGGCGGTGCTCAAGGGCGAACTGGAGGCGATGGAGGACGGCATCCGGCCGTTGGATATCGGCGGTCTGAAGTCGCTGCAGACCGAGGTCGGCTCGCTGAACAAACTGGTGGACGACCTCTTCGAACTGTCCCTGGCCGAAGTCGGCGGCCCCACCTATCGCCACGAGGCAGTGGACCTGGCGACGCTGCTGGCGCTGACCGCCGACGCCTGGCGCGCCCGCTATCGCCAGGCCGGCCTGGACCTGCAACTGGAATTGCCGGACGTGCCCCTGATGATCCGTGGCGACGAGGCGCGCCTTGGCCAGCTGTTCTACAACCTGTTGGAAAACAGCCTGAGATACACCGAGGCCCCCGGCCAGGTTCACCTCGCCGCGCGCCAGGTCGGCCCGCTGCTGCAGGTCGACCTGCAGGACTCCGCGCCTGGCGTGCCCGCCGCCGATCGCGAGCGGCTATTCGAACGCTTCTACCGCGTCGAGGGCTCGCGCAGCCGTCGCAGCGGTGGCGCCGGTCTGGGCCTGGCCATCTGCCGCGGCATCGCCGAGGTCCACGGTGGGCACCTGCAGGCGCACGCCTCCCCCCTGGGCGGTCTCTGGCTGGAACTCCAGCTGCCCGCCCTCGACGCCCGGAGCCCGGTATGA
- a CDS encoding efflux transporter outer membrane subunit, giving the protein MPALRALPPLLLLALLAGCTVGPDYQRPSAPLSTQFKEAAGWKAASPHDDQAKGAWWQAYEDPQLAALLGQVAVSNQNVAQYQALYRQARALVRQSRAETLPSATLDAKATRSENGSSSSGSSSSTAGGATVRNAESLSLGLSWDLDLWGKLRRTLEEDRASAQASAAELANATLSAQAELAQDYFQLRVLDRRLALYDQTLADYRRYLAVIQNRYDEQIASRADLAQARTQLDSAEADRLALTTQRAQLEHAIALLLGKPPEDFSLAADPHWQARLPTIPAGLPTELLERRPDIAQAERQVAAANAAIGVATAAYYPDLTLSASGGYQSSLLGELFKTPSRFWSLGPTLSGTLFDFGATRAGVDQARAAYDAKVASYRQTVLTALGEVEDYLVALHTLDPEIAAQRRAVAAARDSASVTRDQYEAGMIDYLDVATTQATQLSQEQSLLQLESSQLVTSVQLQMALGGDWQATRLAAAP; this is encoded by the coding sequence ATGCCCGCCCTACGCGCCCTACCCCCGCTGCTCCTGTTGGCCCTGCTCGCCGGCTGCACCGTCGGCCCCGACTACCAAAGGCCTAGCGCTCCGCTCTCGACGCAATTCAAGGAGGCGGCCGGCTGGAAGGCCGCCAGTCCGCACGACGACCAGGCCAAGGGCGCCTGGTGGCAAGCCTACGAGGATCCCCAACTCGCGGCCCTGCTGGGCCAGGTGGCGGTCTCCAACCAGAACGTCGCCCAATACCAGGCGCTCTATCGCCAGGCCCGCGCCCTGGTCCGCCAGAGCCGCGCCGAGACCCTGCCCAGCGCCACCCTGGACGCCAAGGCGACCCGCAGCGAGAACGGCAGCAGTTCCAGCGGCTCCAGCAGTTCCACGGCGGGCGGCGCCACGGTCAGGAACGCCGAGAGCCTGAGCCTCGGCCTGAGCTGGGACCTGGACCTCTGGGGCAAGCTGCGCCGCACCCTGGAAGAAGACCGCGCCAGCGCCCAGGCCAGCGCCGCGGAGCTGGCCAATGCCACCCTCAGCGCCCAGGCGGAGCTGGCCCAAGACTACTTCCAGCTGCGCGTGCTGGATCGGCGCCTGGCGCTCTACGACCAGACCCTGGCCGACTACCGGCGCTACCTGGCGGTGATCCAGAACCGCTATGACGAACAGATCGCCTCCCGCGCCGACCTCGCCCAGGCGCGCACCCAACTGGACAGCGCCGAAGCCGACCGGCTGGCCCTGACCACCCAGCGCGCCCAGCTGGAACATGCCATCGCCCTGCTGCTGGGCAAGCCGCCGGAGGACTTCAGCCTGGCCGCCGATCCCCACTGGCAGGCCCGGCTGCCCACAATTCCCGCGGGCCTGCCCACCGAATTGCTGGAGCGCCGCCCCGACATCGCCCAGGCGGAACGGCAGGTGGCCGCCGCCAACGCCGCCATCGGCGTGGCCACCGCCGCCTACTACCCGGACCTGACCCTGAGCGCCAGCGGCGGTTACCAGAGCAGCCTGCTCGGCGAGCTGTTCAAGACGCCCAGTCGCTTCTGGTCCCTGGGCCCGACCCTTTCCGGCACCCTGTTCGACTTCGGTGCCACCCGCGCCGGCGTCGACCAGGCCCGCGCCGCCTACGACGCCAAGGTCGCCAGCTACCGGCAGACGGTGCTCACCGCCCTCGGCGAAGTGGAGGATTACCTGGTGGCTCTGCACACCCTCGACCCCGAGATCGCCGCCCAGCGCCGCGCCGTGGCCGCCGCTCGCGACTCGGCCAGCGTGACCCGCGACCAGTACGAGGCCGGCATGATCGACTACCTGGACGTGGCCACCACCCAGGCCACCCAGCTCAGCCAGGAGCAGAGCCTGCTGCAGCTGGAATCCAGCCAACTGGTGACCAGTGTCCAGTTGCAGATGGCCCTGGGTGGCGACTGGCAGGCCACGCGCCTGGCCGCCGCCCCCTGA
- a CDS encoding efflux RND transporter permease subunit gives MNPLRLFVLRPVATLLLSLAVLLLGLLGYAQLPVAPLPKVDFPTIVVNASLPGASPETMAATVATPLERSLGQIAGITELTSSSSQGATTLILQFDLSRNIDGAARDVQAGINAARSLLPSGMPSLPTYRKANPTESPILMLALTSKTRSPGELYDLASSILQQKIAQVQGVGQVSIRGSSLPAIRIDLQPQQLAHAGIALDSVRSAIANATTHGAKGVLHAEGQTWSIDSNGQLEQAADYGRLIVGYQQGAAVHLSDVARVYATVEDVYVSGSLNGQPSVTLAVTRQAGANMLQTLDAIKAQLPALQALVPGDVDLVPVIDRSASITASLHSTEETLLVAVLLVIGVVFVFLRDLRATLVPALVLPLSLIGTCAVMYLLDYSLDNLSLMALIIATGFVVDDAIVVLENVTRHRELGRGPLRAALIGGREVAFTVLSMTLSLIAVFIPLLLMGGIVGRLFREFAVTLSVALVISMLLSLSLTPMLCARLLRERTPDAPVPPAYRLIETTLARLQAGYLRGLDWVLRHPLLTLASLALTVVLNVYLYVVVPKGFFPDQDTGVLMGAIRADQNISYQALAPFVREIAAQLRRDPDVAAVMASTGGGMFGSRNSAQFFIRLKDYSERKDSAQQIANRLSQLGSRYAGIQLFLMPAQDLQVGGRSANATYQFSLQADDLDELRNWTPKVEAIFKTLPELTGVDSDAQNGGQEVRLEIDRAAASRLGVTVKELDTFLDNAFSQRQVATLYRTLNQYHVVLGLAPAYTQDPQVLHQLYVVTASGAQVPLAAFARFAGGNAPLAVAHQGQMATSTLAFNLADGVSLEQAQQAIQSALIQVGLPREIQSGFQGTAKAFATLVTQIPWLVAAALAAIYIVLGMLYESYIHPLTILSTLPSAGVGALLLLLATGTQLTLIALIGILLLIGIVKKNAIMLVDFALVAERDRGLTPEAAIREACRLRFRPILMTTLAAFFGALPLALGSGGDDELRRPLGLAIAGGLALSQVLTLFTTPVVFLCLDRLSRASRRLWRTHLRRSAA, from the coding sequence ATGAATCCGCTGCGCCTGTTCGTGCTCCGGCCGGTCGCCACCCTGTTGCTGAGCCTGGCGGTGCTGCTGCTCGGCCTGCTCGGTTACGCCCAGTTGCCGGTGGCGCCGCTGCCCAAGGTGGATTTCCCCACTATCGTGGTCAATGCCAGCCTGCCCGGGGCCAGCCCCGAGACCATGGCAGCCACCGTGGCCACCCCGCTGGAGCGCAGCCTCGGCCAGATCGCCGGGATCACCGAGCTGACCTCCAGCAGCAGCCAGGGCGCCACCACCCTGATCCTGCAATTCGACCTGTCGCGCAACATCGATGGCGCCGCCCGCGACGTCCAGGCTGGCATCAACGCCGCGCGCAGCCTGTTGCCCAGCGGCATGCCCAGCCTGCCCACCTACCGCAAGGCCAACCCCACCGAATCGCCGATCCTGATGCTGGCGCTGACCTCCAAGACGCGCAGCCCCGGTGAACTCTACGATCTGGCGTCGAGCATCCTGCAGCAGAAGATCGCCCAGGTGCAGGGCGTCGGCCAGGTATCGATCCGTGGCAGCTCGCTGCCGGCGATCCGTATCGATCTGCAACCCCAGCAACTGGCCCATGCCGGCATCGCCCTGGACAGCGTGCGCAGCGCCATCGCCAACGCCACCACCCATGGCGCCAAGGGCGTGCTGCACGCCGAGGGCCAGACCTGGTCCATCGACAGCAACGGCCAGTTGGAGCAGGCGGCGGACTATGGGCGGTTGATCGTCGGCTACCAGCAGGGCGCCGCGGTGCACCTGAGCGACGTGGCGCGGGTCTATGCCACGGTCGAGGACGTCTACGTCAGCGGCTCGCTGAACGGCCAGCCCTCGGTGACCCTGGCCGTGACCCGCCAGGCCGGCGCCAACATGCTGCAGACCCTAGACGCCATCAAGGCCCAGTTGCCGGCCCTGCAGGCCCTGGTGCCGGGCGACGTGGACCTGGTGCCGGTGATCGATCGCTCGGCCAGTATCACGGCTTCGCTGCACTCCACCGAGGAGACCCTGCTGGTGGCGGTGCTGCTGGTGATCGGGGTGGTGTTCGTCTTCCTGCGCGACCTGCGCGCCACCCTGGTGCCGGCGCTGGTCCTGCCGCTGTCGCTGATCGGCACCTGCGCGGTGATGTACCTGCTGGACTACAGCCTGGACAACCTGTCGCTGATGGCGCTGATCATCGCCACCGGCTTCGTGGTGGACGACGCCATCGTGGTGCTGGAGAACGTCACCCGCCATCGCGAGCTGGGCCGCGGGCCGCTGCGCGCGGCGCTGATCGGTGGGCGAGAGGTGGCCTTCACCGTGCTGTCCATGACCCTCTCACTGATCGCCGTGTTCATCCCGCTGCTGCTCATGGGCGGCATCGTCGGCCGGCTGTTCCGCGAATTCGCCGTGACCCTCAGCGTGGCCCTGGTCATCTCCATGCTGCTGTCGCTGTCGCTCACGCCCATGCTCTGCGCCCGGCTGCTGCGCGAGCGGACGCCCGACGCGCCGGTGCCGCCGGCCTATCGCCTGATCGAAACGACCCTGGCGCGCCTGCAAGCCGGCTACCTGCGCGGCCTGGACTGGGTCTTGCGGCATCCACTGCTGACCCTGGCGAGCCTGGCGCTGACCGTGGTGCTCAACGTCTATCTCTATGTGGTGGTGCCCAAGGGCTTCTTCCCGGACCAGGACACCGGCGTGCTGATGGGCGCCATCCGCGCCGACCAGAACATCTCCTACCAGGCCCTGGCACCCTTCGTGCGGGAAATCGCCGCCCAGCTGCGCCGCGATCCGGACGTGGCGGCGGTGATGGCCTCCACCGGCGGCGGCATGTTCGGCTCGCGCAACTCGGCGCAGTTCTTCATCCGCCTCAAGGACTACAGCGAGCGTAAGGACAGCGCCCAGCAGATCGCCAACCGCCTGAGCCAACTCGGCAGCCGCTACGCCGGCATCCAGCTGTTCCTCATGCCGGCCCAGGATCTGCAGGTGGGTGGCCGCAGCGCCAACGCCACCTACCAGTTCAGCCTGCAAGCCGACGACCTCGACGAATTGCGCAACTGGACGCCCAAGGTCGAGGCCATCTTCAAGACCCTGCCGGAACTCACCGGGGTGGATTCCGATGCCCAGAACGGCGGCCAGGAGGTGCGCCTGGAGATCGATCGCGCCGCGGCCAGCCGCCTGGGGGTGACCGTCAAGGAGCTCGACACCTTCCTGGACAACGCCTTCAGCCAGCGCCAAGTGGCCACCCTCTATCGCACCCTCAACCAGTACCACGTGGTGCTGGGGCTGGCACCGGCCTATACCCAGGACCCGCAGGTCTTGCACCAGCTCTATGTGGTGACCGCCAGCGGCGCCCAGGTCCCGCTGGCCGCCTTCGCCCGCTTCGCCGGCGGCAACGCGCCCCTGGCGGTGGCGCACCAGGGCCAGATGGCCACCAGCACCCTGGCCTTCAACCTGGCCGACGGGGTCTCCCTGGAACAGGCGCAACAGGCGATCCAGAGCGCGCTGATCCAGGTCGGCCTGCCACGGGAAATCCAGTCCGGCTTCCAGGGCACCGCCAAGGCCTTCGCCACCCTGGTCACCCAGATTCCCTGGCTGGTGGCGGCGGCCCTGGCGGCCATCTATATCGTGCTGGGCATGCTCTACGAGAGCTACATCCATCCGCTGACCATCCTCTCCACCCTGCCCTCGGCCGGGGTGGGCGCCCTGTTGCTGCTGCTGGCCACCGGTACCCAGCTGACCCTCATCGCCCTGATCGGCATCCTGCTGCTGATCGGCATCGTCAAGAAGAACGCCATCATGCTGGTGGACTTCGCCCTGGTGGCCGAGCGCGACCGGGGCCTGACGCCCGAGGCCGCCATCCGCGAGGCCTGCCGGCTGAGATTCCGGCCGATCCTGATGACCACCCTGGCGGCCTTCTTCGGTGCCCTGCCGCTGGCCCTGGGCAGCGGCGGCGACGACGAACTACGCCGCCCCCTAGGCCTGGCCATCGCCGGTGGCCTGGCGCTGAGCCAGGTGCTGACACTCTTCACCACCCCGGTGGTGTTCCTCTGTCTCGACCGCCTGAGCCGCGCCAGTCGCCGCCTCTGGCGCACGCATCTGCGCCGCTCCGCGGCCTGA